TTCACTTGATATTTCAGGCAGGGCATCAGGTATTTATTTTGTAAAAGTATTTACAGAAAGAGGAATGAAGGTGGAGAAGATCGTTAAAGAATAATTTTTTTAGGGAATGCAATACTAAAACAGTACTATCCGGAGTTTTATATAAACTGTTTTATTACTGTTATTCAATTATTACTTTGTTTCTGTTTGAAAAGCCGCGGCCCCTTACCGTGGCTTTTTTTTGCATTTTAATAAGCTTGATTATTTTATAAAGAGTACTTTGTTATCCGTGAAATTAAAATATAAACTTTACGTTTTAGTATTGTTCAATGAGAATTTCGTAATTTTACGATTGTAATTAATGTTTTACCTATGAGCGCACAGATTGAGAGCAACCTTTTAATAGACAGGCTTCCGAAGCATTTAAGGCAATTTATAAAGCCACAGGATTACAGCGACTATACGCCGATAAACCAGGCGGTATGGCGCTATGTGATGCGCAAAAATGTTGATTACCTGAGTCGTGTAGCCCACAGTTCCTACCTTGACGGCCTTAAAAAAACGGGCATCGAGATAGATAATATCCCGAGTATGTATGGCATGAACAGGATACTGAAGGAAATAGGCTGGGCAGCAGTGGCGGTAGATGGTTTTATTCCGCCGAATGCCTTTATGGAATTCCAGGCGTATAACGTTCTGGTTATCGCTTCAGACATTCGCCAGTTAGAACATATTGAATACACCCCCGCACCGGACATTATTCACGAAGGGGCCGGGCATGCGCCGATAATAGCCAACCCGGAATATGCCGAATATCTAAGGCGTTTCGGCGAAATTGGCTGTAAGGCCATATCCTCGGCACGCGATTATGAGATATACGAGGCCATACGCTTGCTTTCGATACTGAAAGAAGCCGAAGGCACGCCAAAAGAAGAAATCGAGGCGATAGAAAAACGCGTAGATGATCTGCAGAACGAAGTAGTGGAACCGTCTGAAATGGCGCTCATCCGCAACCTGCACTGGTGGACGGTAGAATACGGCCTCATAGGCACTGTAGAAAATCCAAAAATATATGGTGCCGGACTGCTTTCTTCTATCGGCGAAAGCACATGGTGCATGACAGACAACGTTAAGAAAGTGCCTTACAGCATCGATGCGGCCTACCAGGGTTTTGATATTACCAAGCCACAGCCACAGCTGTTCGTTACACCCGATTTTGCCTACCTGAGCCAGGTGCTGGAAGAGTTTGCCAATAAAATGGCGCTCCGTACCGGCGGCCTTTCCGGGATTGAAAAACTGATTAAATCAAAAGCGCTGGGGACTATAGAACTAAGCACCGGCCTTGAAATATCCGGTCTGTTCACCAATGTTATAGAAAACGACGGTAAGCCGGTGTATGTACAGACTACGGGCAAAACCGCATTATCCTATCGTGAAAAGGAATTGGTAGGGCATGGGGCTTCCTATCATGCCGAAGGCTTTGGCAGCCCTGTAGGAAAGCTGAAAGGCATCAACCTCGCCATTGAAGACATGAGTCCGCGCGACCTGAAAGCCTATGCAATTTACGAAGGCGAAAGGGTAACGCTCGAATTCGAAGGAAATATAACCGTTAGCGGCGAGATTATTACAGGGACGAGGAACCTTCAGGGCAAGATCATCATTATCAGCTTTAAGGATTGTACCGTAACCCATAATGATACGATACTCTTCCGCCCGGAATGGGGTATCTAT
Above is a genomic segment from Flavobacterium album containing:
- a CDS encoding aromatic amino acid hydroxylase, whose translation is MSAQIESNLLIDRLPKHLRQFIKPQDYSDYTPINQAVWRYVMRKNVDYLSRVAHSSYLDGLKKTGIEIDNIPSMYGMNRILKEIGWAAVAVDGFIPPNAFMEFQAYNVLVIASDIRQLEHIEYTPAPDIIHEGAGHAPIIANPEYAEYLRRFGEIGCKAISSARDYEIYEAIRLLSILKEAEGTPKEEIEAIEKRVDDLQNEVVEPSEMALIRNLHWWTVEYGLIGTVENPKIYGAGLLSSIGESTWCMTDNVKKVPYSIDAAYQGFDITKPQPQLFVTPDFAYLSQVLEEFANKMALRTGGLSGIEKLIKSKALGTIELSTGLEISGLFTNVIENDGKPVYVQTTGKTALSYREKELVGHGASYHAEGFGSPVGKLKGINLAIEDMSPRDLKAYAIYEGERVTLEFEGNITVSGEIITGTRNLQGKIIIISFKDCTVTHNDTILFRPEWGIYDMAVGKKVTSAFSGPADVNSFDLITHVPSSKTIKAKKSPEREELESLYKNIRDIREGKDGALSIADTFTKLKEKHPNDWLLSVEIAELLHKIKDEVLLQEVMLHLDSVKKKRPEVAHLIDGGLELIFEKEKAV